A genomic stretch from Anabaena cylindrica PCC 7122 includes:
- a CDS encoding DUF190 domain-containing protein has product MVQQYNHEPIKWKQLTIYISESDSWQHQPLHQTLLGIARQQGITGMTVMRAISGYGKHGIFRTMNELDPSIESSVLPLVITVIDSESAITEFFSLVKDMLKNKFVTCQNLEVLSPLVTL; this is encoded by the coding sequence ATGGTTCAACAGTACAATCACGAACCAATTAAATGGAAGCAGCTAACAATCTATATCAGTGAGTCTGATAGTTGGCAGCACCAACCACTTCACCAAACTCTATTGGGAATCGCTCGACAACAGGGAATAACAGGGATGACGGTGATGCGAGCAATTTCTGGATATGGCAAACATGGTATTTTTCGCACTATGAACGAGCTAGATCCATCTATTGAGTCTTCTGTGCTACCACTTGTCATTACAGTTATTGATAGTGAAAGCGCAATAACCGAATTTTTTTCCTTGGTCAAAGATATGCTTAAAAATAAGTTTGTCACTTGTCAAAACCTAGAAGTTCTCTCACCGTTGGTAACGCTTTAA
- a CDS encoding CusA/CzcA family heavy metal efflux RND transporter, whose product MLNSIVKWSIAQRWLVVIASILISVWGFLVLTQMPLDVFPNFAPPQVEIMTEAPGLAPEEVESLVTRPIESVINGTPGLETLRSASAVGLSSVRATFSLDTEIYRARQLVTERLQQARSQLPQGVENPEVLPVSSPLGWTVKYAFTSETTPMMEVWRIVNWQVKNRLLAVPGVSNVVIFGGDERQYQVLVNPDKLKAFNVSLDDVTKAAQASNANAPGGFLITPDQETLVRGVGRIESIEQLKKSVIKAKNGTPILLEQVADVQIGAALKRGDGSFAGKKAVILTVNKQPAADTPKVTKAAEKAMEEIQAGLPKDVKITTTFRQEDFIEASLKNVEEALRDGTIIVCVILILFLMNWRTVIISLSAIPVSLLLGMMILNWTGQGINTMTLGGLVVAIGSVVDDAIVDMENVYRRLRENQIAGNPVPPLQVVFNGSVEVRVSVLFSTIIIAVVFAPIFALSGVEGRIFTPMAVAYLLSIGASTLVALTLTPALCALLLVNRRLPSTETWVERFSHRLYRPLLKFSIRRPKIILTGAIAAFVASTMILLSLGQVFLPEFQDRSLVIAAVLMPGQSLNATNQVGIVIEEALKKNPGVETAQLRSGRAVGDTEVAGVNGAEIDVQLSEEGGKDREKTIEMIRKEFDKIPGVVPNIGGFISHRMDEVLSGVRSAIAVKIFGPDLEELRTLGQQVQSAMGGVSGLVDLQLEPQVPIKQVQIQFDRNAAARYGLTIGELSEIIETALNGRVVSQVLEQQQTFDMVVWLQEKYRNNIEIIGNLLVDTPNGQKIPLAQVAKINYGTGPNTINRENVSRYIVVSSNVAGRDLGSVIKDIRDRVKQQVQLPSGYFIEYGGQFEAQEGATKTLLSAGGLAFVAIAVLIYFAVKSIPATIMILINLPLALVGGVISIALTGGILSVASMVGFITLFGVATRNGLLLVENYNSRMAEGQPLRQALMEGSVERLAAILMTALSSALGMAPLVIGSGAGKEILQPLAVVVLGGLFTSTALTLLVLPALYVQFGRFVVPRKAEPIIQPEIAGEARA is encoded by the coding sequence ATGCTTAATTCTATTGTTAAATGGTCGATCGCTCAACGCTGGCTAGTGGTTATTGCTTCTATCCTCATATCAGTTTGGGGCTTTCTCGTCCTGACGCAAATGCCACTGGATGTATTTCCCAACTTTGCTCCTCCGCAAGTGGAAATTATGACCGAAGCCCCAGGACTTGCACCAGAGGAGGTTGAATCCCTAGTTACTCGACCGATAGAAAGTGTGATTAACGGCACTCCTGGACTAGAAACATTGCGTTCTGCCTCAGCTGTCGGTCTTTCATCTGTGAGAGCGACTTTTAGCTTGGATACAGAAATTTATCGCGCCCGCCAATTGGTAACGGAACGGTTGCAACAAGCACGCAGTCAACTACCGCAAGGTGTGGAAAACCCAGAGGTTCTGCCTGTTAGTTCACCCTTGGGATGGACTGTCAAATATGCCTTTACTTCTGAAACCACTCCGATGATGGAGGTCTGGCGGATTGTCAACTGGCAAGTGAAAAACCGCCTGCTTGCTGTCCCTGGCGTAAGTAATGTCGTCATATTTGGTGGGGATGAGCGTCAGTATCAAGTGTTGGTAAACCCAGATAAATTGAAAGCGTTTAATGTTTCCCTTGATGATGTCACCAAAGCAGCACAAGCATCCAACGCCAATGCACCAGGGGGATTTTTAATTACTCCTGACCAAGAGACATTGGTGCGAGGGGTTGGACGGATTGAATCTATTGAACAGCTAAAGAAATCAGTAATTAAAGCCAAAAATGGCACGCCAATCCTGTTGGAACAAGTGGCGGATGTACAAATTGGTGCAGCACTCAAACGCGGTGATGGTAGTTTTGCGGGTAAAAAAGCGGTAATTTTGACAGTCAACAAACAGCCAGCAGCAGATACGCCAAAAGTAACGAAGGCAGCTGAAAAAGCAATGGAGGAAATTCAAGCCGGTCTGCCCAAAGATGTCAAAATTACAACTACTTTCCGTCAGGAAGATTTTATCGAAGCCTCGCTCAAAAACGTTGAAGAAGCTTTGCGCGATGGCACAATCATCGTTTGTGTCATCTTGATTTTATTTCTGATGAACTGGCGCACGGTGATTATTAGTTTGAGTGCGATTCCCGTGTCTTTGTTGTTGGGAATGATGATCCTGAATTGGACGGGACAAGGTATCAATACAATGACTTTGGGCGGACTTGTTGTTGCGATTGGTTCGGTGGTGGATGATGCAATTGTCGATATGGAGAATGTCTACCGCCGTTTGCGAGAAAACCAAATAGCAGGCAATCCTGTACCACCACTGCAAGTTGTTTTTAATGGCTCAGTGGAGGTGCGGGTAAGCGTACTGTTCTCGACAATCATTATTGCAGTCGTCTTTGCACCAATTTTTGCTCTTTCTGGTGTAGAAGGTCGGATTTTTACACCGATGGCTGTAGCTTATTTGCTGTCAATTGGCGCTTCTACCTTAGTAGCACTGACATTGACTCCAGCACTGTGCGCCCTTTTGCTAGTAAATCGGCGTTTACCAAGTACAGAAACTTGGGTTGAACGATTTTCCCATCGTTTGTATCGTCCACTTTTGAAATTTTCTATTCGTCGCCCCAAGATTATTTTGACAGGTGCGATCGCTGCTTTTGTGGCTTCAACGATGATTCTACTCTCGTTAGGGCAAGTTTTTTTACCAGAATTCCAAGACCGCTCTTTGGTAATCGCCGCAGTTTTAATGCCTGGTCAATCTCTGAATGCGACTAATCAAGTAGGCATAGTGATCGAAGAAGCCCTGAAAAAAAATCCTGGGGTTGAAACGGCTCAATTGCGCTCTGGGCGGGCTGTAGGGGATACTGAGGTGGCTGGTGTAAACGGGGCGGAAATAGATGTCCAACTTAGCGAGGAGGGGGGAAAAGATCGAGAAAAAACAATTGAAATGATTCGTAAAGAATTTGATAAAATTCCCGGAGTCGTTCCCAATATCGGCGGGTTTATTTCGCACCGGATGGATGAAGTGCTTTCTGGGGTACGGAGTGCGATCGCTGTGAAAATTTTTGGCCCCGATTTGGAAGAACTCCGCACCCTTGGTCAACAAGTACAATCAGCTATGGGCGGTGTTTCGGGTCTAGTAGATTTGCAACTAGAACCGCAAGTACCAATTAAACAGGTACAAATTCAATTCGACCGCAATGCAGCAGCCCGCTATGGTTTAACTATTGGCGAATTGTCAGAGATAATAGAAACTGCACTGAATGGGCGAGTCGTTTCCCAAGTATTGGAGCAACAACAAACCTTTGATATGGTGGTTTGGTTGCAAGAGAAATACCGTAACAATATTGAAATTATCGGTAATTTGTTAGTTGATACACCCAACGGACAAAAAATTCCCTTAGCCCAAGTCGCAAAAATCAACTATGGTACAGGCCCCAATACCATCAACCGCGAAAACGTCTCCCGTTATATTGTCGTATCCAGCAATGTGGCTGGACGAGATTTAGGTTCTGTAATTAAGGATATTCGGGACAGAGTTAAGCAACAGGTGCAATTACCCTCTGGATATTTTATTGAATACGGTGGTCAATTTGAAGCGCAAGAGGGAGCGACGAAAACTTTACTTTCGGCTGGGGGATTAGCATTTGTGGCGATCGCAGTCTTGATTTACTTTGCTGTCAAGTCGATTCCTGCCACCATCATGATCTTGATAAACTTGCCCTTAGCCTTAGTGGGTGGAGTCATTTCCATCGCTTTAACTGGTGGTATTCTCTCTGTAGCTTCAATGGTAGGATTTATTACCTTATTCGGCGTTGCTACACGCAATGGACTATTACTTGTTGAGAACTACAATTCTAGGATGGCAGAAGGACAGCCTCTGCGACAGGCTTTGATGGAAGGGTCAGTAGAAAGGTTGGCTGCTATCTTAATGACGGCGCTATCATCGGCTTTGGGTATGGCACCCTTGGTAATTGGTAGTGGAGCCGGAAAAGAAATCCTCCAGCCACTAGCTGTTGTAGTGTTAGGTGGATTGTTTACCTCAACCGCTTTAACCTTGTTAGTGCTTCCGGCTTTGTATGTCCAGTTTGGTAGATTTGTGGTGCCAAGAAAGGCTGAACCAATCATTCAGCCAGAAATTGCAGGAGAAGCCAGAGCCTAG
- a CDS encoding SanA/YdcF family protein — MRFFEKIVGKKYFKLFHHLRWILLGLVISVLAKPLIATTYIGLMTNGSRYIQPESVPKEQVAIVFGAGILPNGNPTPMLSDRVEAAVKLYKMGKISKLLMTGDNSKVSYNEVRSMQKYAHELGVPMKNITLDYAGFSTYESCYRAHKVFGVHKAVVITQNYHLPRTVYTCRQLGLKTVGLGTPDIEIYGLRGMIPDLVREMLANVKALWEVDITRPRPTFLGRFEPIN, encoded by the coding sequence ATGAGATTTTTTGAAAAAATTGTAGGGAAAAAATATTTCAAGTTGTTCCATCACCTGCGATGGATTTTGTTAGGTTTAGTAATTAGTGTATTAGCAAAACCTTTAATAGCAACAACTTATATAGGTTTAATGACGAATGGCTCCCGCTACATTCAACCAGAATCAGTCCCAAAAGAACAGGTTGCAATAGTATTCGGTGCAGGAATTCTTCCCAATGGTAATCCCACACCCATGTTGTCAGACCGTGTAGAAGCTGCTGTCAAACTTTATAAAATGGGAAAGATTAGTAAACTTTTGATGACAGGAGATAACAGCAAAGTTTCCTATAATGAAGTCAGGTCTATGCAAAAATATGCCCATGAATTGGGTGTACCGATGAAGAACATTACCTTAGACTATGCAGGTTTCAGCACTTATGAGAGTTGTTATCGCGCTCATAAGGTTTTTGGTGTACATAAAGCTGTTGTCATAACTCAAAATTATCATCTTCCCCGCACTGTTTACACCTGTCGTCAATTAGGACTAAAGACAGTTGGTTTAGGAACTCCAGATATAGAAATTTATGGATTACGAGGAATGATTCCCGATTTAGTGAGGGAAATGTTAGCGAATGTCAAGGCTTTGTGGGAAGTTGACATTACCCGTCCCCGACCTACTTTTTTAGGACGTTTTGAGCCTATTAATTGA
- the sigB gene encoding sigma-70 family RNA polymerase sigma factor SigB — translation MPNSASQPTKVKSKNNEFSSTADAVRIYLHKIGRIPLLTHEQEIFFAKQVQQMMVMLTAKEELSEKLQREPTRQEWADKMQLEEDMLLQQLSQGQIAKQKMIQANLRLVVSIAKKYQKRNIEFLDLIQEGALGLERGVEKFDPTLGYKFSTYAYWWIRQGITRAIAQQSRTIRLPIHMADKLNKIKRVQRELSQKLGHTADVTEIAQALNLEPRQIRECLQFARQPVSLDMGIGSEQGTQLQDMLKDDGMSPERYTERELLYQDVHKLLAKLTPQQKEVLILRFGLAGGCELTLVQISQRIGICRERVRQLEKQALTLLRRYGFNSRSYLAD, via the coding sequence ATGCCTAATTCAGCATCCCAACCAACTAAAGTGAAGAGCAAGAATAACGAATTTTCATCTACAGCAGATGCAGTCCGTATCTATCTTCATAAAATTGGACGTATACCTCTTTTAACTCATGAGCAAGAAATTTTTTTTGCTAAACAAGTTCAGCAAATGATGGTGATGCTAACTGCGAAGGAAGAACTATCTGAAAAATTACAGCGTGAACCCACTCGGCAAGAATGGGCTGACAAGATGCAGTTGGAAGAAGATATGCTGCTGCAACAACTAAGTCAAGGACAAATTGCCAAGCAGAAGATGATTCAGGCTAATCTGCGGTTAGTGGTGTCTATTGCTAAAAAATACCAGAAACGCAATATTGAGTTTCTAGACTTAATTCAAGAAGGTGCATTGGGGCTAGAACGAGGGGTAGAGAAATTTGATCCAACTCTTGGATACAAGTTTTCTACTTATGCTTACTGGTGGATTCGTCAGGGAATTACACGAGCGATCGCACAACAATCCCGCACTATTCGTTTACCCATTCACATGGCTGATAAGCTGAACAAAATTAAACGTGTTCAGCGAGAGTTATCTCAAAAGCTTGGTCACACTGCCGACGTGACTGAAATTGCCCAAGCGCTTAATCTAGAACCCAGACAGATTCGAGAATGTTTGCAGTTTGCTCGTCAACCTGTTTCCTTAGATATGGGAATTGGATCTGAGCAGGGTACTCAATTGCAGGATATGCTGAAGGATGATGGAATGTCTCCCGAACGCTACACGGAGCGAGAATTGCTCTATCAAGATGTTCACAAACTATTAGCAAAGCTGACTCCCCAGCAAAAGGAAGTATTAATCTTGCGCTTTGGTTTAGCAGGTGGATGCGAACTGACCCTAGTACAGATTAGTCAACGGATAGGTATTTGTCGAGAACGAGTGCGACAACTGGAAAAACAAGCTCTCACGCTTCTACGAAGATATGGGTTTAACTCACGCAGCTATCTAGCTGACTGA
- a CDS encoding iron uptake porin, producing the protein MSNLLWKTLIFSPAFLGVTFAISASAIAADSQQQPSQTHQPLLAQTNADENVFSQINQYNLEANNQTSLSQVTSVSQFSDVQPTDWAFQALQSLVERYGCIAGYPNGTYRGNRALTRYEFAAGLNACLDRVNELIATATTDLVTKEDLATLQRLQEEFSAELATLRGRVDALEARTAELEANQFSTTTKLVGEAVFAVTDSFGNNDNNNTVFQNRVRLDLQTSFTGKDTLHTRIAAGNATPLSLPNGTAEGTQTFNLFLGSNNSAFIDWLAYYFPVGNSQVYVAATGGIQSDYVPTVNPYFEDFDGGNGALSTFASESPIYRIGGGAGIGVNVPFGSGNFKPSLTLGYLGSEANNPSPGSGLLDGNYAALAQLNLNVGDRLTLAATYVHGYHGANSALFDAGSVSAAVVGTSQANFVGGGNPFVSNSYGFEAAFRPSDKLSISGFALHSNITGFGANDNDEVWSYGLGVALPDFGKKGNLLGIFAGAQPYLGSNNGDKPYHIEGFYRYRISDNISITPGVIWLTNPGQSANNNNDAVIGTLRTTFTF; encoded by the coding sequence ATGTCGAATCTATTGTGGAAAACACTGATATTCAGCCCAGCATTTTTGGGAGTAACTTTTGCTATCTCAGCTAGTGCCATTGCTGCTGACAGCCAACAACAGCCATCACAAACTCATCAGCCGTTACTTGCTCAAACAAACGCTGACGAAAACGTTTTTTCACAAATAAACCAATACAATCTTGAAGCCAATAATCAAACTTCACTATCTCAAGTTACATCAGTTTCCCAATTTTCGGATGTACAACCAACAGACTGGGCTTTTCAAGCCTTGCAATCTCTTGTTGAGCGATATGGTTGTATTGCAGGTTATCCCAACGGTACTTACCGGGGGAATCGTGCCTTAACTCGTTATGAATTTGCGGCAGGTTTGAATGCTTGTTTGGATAGAGTTAATGAACTGATTGCTACAGCAACTACTGATTTGGTGACGAAAGAGGATTTAGCTACCCTACAGCGTTTACAAGAAGAATTTTCTGCGGAACTTGCAACACTCAGAGGTCGAGTAGATGCGTTGGAAGCACGCACGGCTGAGTTGGAAGCTAATCAGTTTTCGACCACCACAAAGCTAGTAGGTGAAGCGGTTTTTGCGGTTACGGATAGTTTTGGCAACAATGATAATAACAATACCGTTTTCCAAAACCGGGTGCGTTTAGACTTGCAAACTAGTTTTACGGGTAAAGATACCCTGCACACTCGGATTGCAGCCGGTAATGCTACTCCATTATCTTTACCCAATGGCACTGCTGAAGGCACTCAAACTTTTAACTTGTTTCTTGGTAGTAATAATAGTGCTTTTATAGATTGGTTAGCGTATTACTTCCCTGTTGGCAACTCTCAAGTTTATGTAGCTGCTACTGGAGGTATTCAAAGCGATTATGTTCCCACCGTTAACCCTTATTTTGAAGACTTTGATGGTGGTAACGGTGCTTTATCTACCTTTGCTTCCGAAAGTCCTATCTATCGCATCGGTGGCGGTGCAGGAATTGGTGTTAATGTCCCATTTGGTAGTGGTAACTTCAAACCTTCATTAACTTTGGGTTATTTAGGATCTGAAGCAAATAATCCCAGTCCAGGCTCAGGTTTATTAGACGGTAACTATGCAGCTTTAGCACAGTTGAATCTTAACGTTGGCGATCGCCTGACCTTGGCTGCAACCTACGTTCACGGTTATCATGGTGCAAATAGTGCTTTATTTGATGCTGGTTCGGTAAGTGCTGCTGTAGTTGGGACTTCACAAGCTAATTTTGTCGGTGGTGGCAATCCATTTGTAAGTAATTCTTATGGCTTTGAAGCAGCTTTCAGACCTAGCGATAAACTGTCAATTAGTGGGTTTGCACTCCACAGTAATATTACAGGCTTTGGAGCTAACGATAACGATGAAGTTTGGAGCTATGGATTGGGTGTAGCTTTACCCGACTTTGGCAAGAAGGGCAATCTTTTAGGGATTTTTGCAGGAGCGCAACCATATTTAGGTAGTAACAACGGAGATAAACCCTATCACATTGAAGGCTTTTATAGATATCGCATTAGTGACAACATTTCTATTACTCCTGGTGTAATTTGGTTAACTAATCCTGGTCAATCTGCTAACAATAACAATGATGCTGTGATTGGTACATTGAGAACAACTTTCACTTTCTAA